From one Gossypium hirsutum isolate 1008001.06 chromosome D08, Gossypium_hirsutum_v2.1, whole genome shotgun sequence genomic stretch:
- the LOC107911242 gene encoding dynamin-related protein 5A, with protein MDNLISLVNKIQRACTALGDHGEASALPTLWDSLPAIAVVGGQSSGKSSVLESVVGKDFLPRGSGIVTRRPLVLQLHKSDEGTREYAEFLHLPRKRITDFAAVRKEIQDETDRETGRTKQISSVPIHLSIFSPNVVNLTLVDLPGLTKVAVEGQPESIVQDIENMVRSYIEKPNCIILAISPANQDLATSDAIKISREVDPTGERTLGVLTKIDLMDKGTDAVDILEGKSYRLKFPWVGVVNRSQADINKNVDMIAARRREREYFASTPEYRHLAHRMGSEHLAKMLSKHLETVIKSRIPGIQSLINKTIVELETELSRLGRPIAADAGGKLYSIMEICRLFDQNFREHLDGVRSGGDKVYNVFDNQLPAALKRLQFDRQLSMENIKKLITEADGYQPHLIAPEQGYRRLIESTLVTIRGPAEAAVDAVHSILKDLVHKAISETPELKQYPGLRVEVGNAAIESLDRMRDQSKKAALQLVDMECCYLTVEFFRKLPQDVEKGGNPTQSIFDRYHETYLRRIGTTVLSYVNMVCATLRHSIPKSIVYCQVREAKRSLLDLFYTELGKLEQKRLSALLNEDPAVMERRSALAKRLELYRSAQAEIDTVAWSK; from the exons atggataatttgattTCTCTGGTGAACAAGATTCAAAGAGCTTGCACTGCTCTTGGTGATCATGGAGAGGCAAGCGCCTTGCCTACTCTTTGGGATTCCTTACCGGCGATCGCCGTCGTTGGTGGTCAG AGTTCAGGGAAATCTTCGGTGTTGGAAAGCGTTGTCGGCAAGGATTTTTTACCTCGTGGATCCG GTATTGTTACTCGTAGACCTCTGGTGTTACAGCTTCATAAAAGTGATGAAGGAACCAGAGAATATGCTGAGTTTCTTCACCTTCCTAGAAAAAGAATTACCGATTTTG CTGCTGTTAGGAAGGAGATTCAAGATGAGACGGATAGAGAAACTGGGCGAACTAAACAAATATCTAGTGTTCCAATTCATCTTAGTATATTTTCTCCCAACG TTGTCAATTTGACTCTGGTTGACCTTCCTGGTCTGACGAAGGTAGCTGTTG AGGGTCAACCTGAAAGCATTGTACAAGATATCGAGAACATGGTTCGATCCTACATTGAGAAG CCCAACTGTATAATCTTGGCAATTTCACCTGCTAATCAAGATCTGGCTACATCAGATGCAATTAAAATTTCACGTGAGGTGGACCCTACAG GGGAGAGGACTTTGGGTGTCTTGACAAAGATTGATCTGATGGATAAGGGCACTGATGCAGTTGAT ATACTGGAAGGAAAATCTTATCGGCTGAAATTTCCTTGGGTTGGTGTTGTGAATCGCTCACAAGCAGATATTAATAAGAACGTTGACATGATTGCTGCTCGGCGTAGAGAGCGCGAATATTTTGCTAGTACCCCTGAGTATAGGCACCTTGCTCACAGAATGGGATCCGAGCATCTCGCTAAGATGCTCTCAAAG CATTTGGAAACTGTAATCAAGTCCAGAATTCCAGGCATTCAGTCCCTTATTAATAAAACAATTGTTGAACTTGAAACTGAATTGAGTCGTCTTGGAAGGCCTATTGCTGCTGATGCAGGC GGAAAGTTGTACTCAATCATGGAGATATGCCGTCTTTTTGACCAAAACTTCCGAGAACATCTGGATGGCGT GCGTTCTGGTGGTGATAAGGTTTACAATGTTTTTGACAACCAACTTCCTGCTGCTTTGAAAAGGTTGCAATTTGACAGGCAACTATCTATGGAGAATATTAAGAAGCTCATTACTGAAGCCGATGGTTATCAACCACATTTAATAGCTCCCGAACAAGGATATCGTCGTTTGATTGAATCTACTCTAGTTACTATCAGAGGTCCAGCGGAGGCTGCTGTTGATGCG GTTCATTCCATTTTGAAGGATCTGGTTCACAAGGCTATCAGTGAGACTCCA GAATTAAAGCAGTACCCTGGTCTCCGAGTAGAGGTTGGAAATGCTGCAATCGAGTCTCTTGACAGAATGAGGGATCAGAGCAAGAAAGCAGCACTTCAACTGGTTGATATGGAATGTTGTTACCTTACAGTTGAATTCTTCCGAAAGCTTCCTCAAGATGTTGAGAAAGGTGGCAACCCTACGCAATCAATATTTGACAGATACCATGAAACATACCTGAGGAGAATAG GAACAACTGTTTTGTCCTATGTTAATATGGTTTGCGCCACTTTGCGCCACTCGATTCCGAAGTCCATTGTTTACTGTCAAGTCCGTGAAGCTAAAAGAAGCCTGCTTGACTTATTCTACACTGAGTTGGGTAAACTGGAG CAAAAACGATTGTCGGCATTGTTGAACGAGGATCCAGCAGTCATGGAGCGACGCAGTGCTCTCGCAAAGAGGCTGGAATTATACCGGAGTGCTCAAGCAGAAATTGATACAGTTGCTTGGTCCAAGTAG
- the LOC107911231 gene encoding UDP-glucose 4-epimerase GEPI48: protein MSKNILVTGGAGYIGSHTVLQLLLGGYKVVVADNLDNSSAVAIKRVEELAGQFGRNLSFRQVDLRDRSVIQKLFAETKFDAVIHFAGLKAVGESVEKPLLYYDNNVIGTITLLEVMAAHGCKNLVFSSSATVYGWPKEVPCTEESPLSAVNPYGRTKLFIEEICRDVHHSDPEWKIILLRYFNPVGAHPSGHIGEDPRGIPNNLMPFVQQVAVGRRPALTVFGNDYATKDGTGVRDYIHVVDLADGHIAALRKLSDPKIGCEVYNLGTGKGTSVLEMVAAFERASEKKIPLVMAGRRAGDAEIVYASTKKAERELNWRARYGIEEMCRDQWNWASKNPYGYGSPESNGVMK, encoded by the exons ATGTCGAAGAACATTCTGGTGACCGGAGGAGCCGGTTATATAGGGAGCCACACAGTGTTGCAGTTGCTTTTAGGCGGATACAAAGTGGTCGTCGCTGATAATCTGGATAATTCCTCCGCGGTTGCTATCAAAAGAGTTGAAGAACTCGCCGGTCAATTCGGCAGAAACCTTTCTTTTCGCCAG GTGGACCTTAGGGATAGATCAGTAATCCAAAAACTTTTTGCTGAGACAAA GTTTGATGCTGTGATTCACTTTGCTGGACTAAAAGCGGTCGGTGAAAGTGTAGAGAAACCATTGCTCTATTATGACAACAATGTCATTGGGACAATCACCCTGTTGGAAGTCATGGCAGCACATGGATGTAAAAAT cTTGTATTTTCTTCATCTGCTACTGTTTATGGCTGGCCAAAGGAGGTTCCATGTACAGAAGAGTCCCCCCTGTCTGCAGTGAATCCTTATGGACGGACGAAG CTTTTCATAGAAGAAATTTGTCGTGATGTCCATCATTCTGATCCTGAATGGAAGATCATACTTCTAAGGTATTTTAATCCAGTTGGTGCACATCCTAGTGGCCATATAGGCGAGGATCCCCGGGGTATTCCAAACAATCTCATGCCTTTTGTGCAACAAGTTGCTGTCGGGAGGCGACCAGCATTGACAgtttttggaaatgattatgcCACAAAGGATGGTACTGGG GTACGTGATTATATTCACGTTGTTGATTTAGCAGATGGGCACATTGCTGCATTACGTAAATTATCTGATCCAAAAATAG GTTGTGAGGTCTACAACTTGGGAACAGGTAAAGGAACATCAGTATTGGAGATGGTTGCTGCTTTTGAAAGGGCATCTGAGAAG AAAATTCCTCTTGTAATGGCGGGACGTCGAGCCGGTGATGCAGAAATTGTTTATGCTTCAACCAAAAAAGCGGAACGGGAGTTGAATTGGAG GGCAAGGTACGGCATTGAAGAAATGTGCAGGGATCAATGGAACTGGGCCAGCAAGAATCCATATGGATATGGATCTCCTGAGTCAAACGGAGTGATGAAGTGA
- the LOC107911271 gene encoding phosphatidylinositol 4-kinase gamma 2, which yields MSVADVALSRVSQEPVHSTAGYCNNQAGDSILIYLSIAGSMIPMRVLESDPIASVKLRIQTCKGFVAKKQKLVFGGRELARNDSLVKDYGIKGGNVLHLVLKLSDLLLITVRSTCGKEFELHVDRNRNVGYLKQRIARKGKGFEDVDEQEIFCNGEKVDDQRLVDDLCKDNDAVIHLVVQKSAKVRAKPVEKDLELSVIAESDLDERKGGIVGGEEDNPEGLHIVINEPFLNDFWLEPVIVNPKAQLPFFVWDMINSSFEGLQAGNHPIRSSEGTGGTYFMQDKTGFDYVSIFKPIDEEPMAVNNPQGLPASINGEGLKKGTRVGEGAVREVAAYILDHPKSGPRSLSGEMLGFAGVPPTCMVQCLHEGFNHPDGYDCAPENVKVGSLQMFMKNSGSCEDMGPGAFPVEEVHKITVFDIRMANADRHAGNILIGKGDDGRTVLIPIDHGYCLPESFEDCIFDWLYWPQSRKPYTPDTIAYIKSLDAEQDIALLKSYGLDVPLECARTLRISTMLLKKGVERGLTPFAIGSIMCRENINKESAIEQIVEEAQDSLLPGMSEAAFIQSISEVLDPWLDKLTN from the exons ATGTCCGTTGCGGATGTTGCTTTGAGTCGGGTGAGTCAAGAGCCGGTTCACTCTACTGCTGGTTACTGCAATAACCAAGCGGGTGACTCGATCTTGATTTACCTTTCGATTGCCGGTTCGATGATTCCGATGCGGGTTTTGGAGTCAGACCCAATAGCCTCCGTGAAGCTTCGGATCCAGACTTGTAAAGGGTTTGTGGCAAAGAAACAGAAGCTTGTGTTCGGAGGCAGAGAATTGGCTCGTAACGATTCACTCGTCAAAGACTACGGCATAAAGGGTGGGAATGTTTTGCATTTAGTGTTGAAACTTTCCGATCTCTTGCTCATCACTGTACGGTCAACTTGCGGTAAAGAATTTGAGCTGCATGTTGATAGGAACAGAAATGTTGGGTATCTGAAACAGAGGATAGCCAGAAAAGGGAAGGGTTTTGAGGATGTCGATGAACAAGAAATATTTTGTAACGGAGAAAAAGTCGATGACCAAAGGTTAGTCGATGATCTGTGCAAAGATAATGATGCTGTGATTCATTTGGTGGTTCAGAAATCAGCCAAAGTTCGAGCTAAGCCCGTTGAGAAAGATTTGGAACTTTCGGTTATCGCTGAGAGCGATTTGGATGAGAGAAAAGGAGGGATTGTAGGAGGAGAAGAAGACAACCCCGAGGGGCTTCATATTGTGATTAATGAaccatttttaaatgatttttggtTGGAGCCTGTTATCGTTAACCCTAAGGCTCAATTGCCTTTTTTTGTGTGGGATATGATCAATTCCTCATTTGAAGGATTGCAGGCAGGAAACCACCCGATTAGATCATCTGAAGGGACTGGAGGTACTTATTTCATGCAAGATAAGACGGGGTTTGATTATGTTTCCATATTTAAGCCTATTGATGAGGAGCCAATGGCTGTAAACAATCCGCAGGGGTTACCTGCATCAATAAATGGTGAAGGGTTGAAAAAGGGCACCAGGGTTGGAGAAGGAGCTGTGAGAGAAGTGGCTGCTTATATATTGGATCATCCCAAGAGTGGACCTCGGTCTTTGTCTGGTGAGATGTTGGGGTTTGCTGGTGTACCTCCCACCTGCATGGTTCAGTGCTTGCATGAAGGATTCAACCATCCCGATGGCTATGATTGTGCACCTGAGAATGTTAAGGTTGGATCCTTGCAGATGTTTATGAAGAACTCTGGGAGTTGCGAGGACATGGGTCCTGGAGCTTTTCCTGTAGAGGAAGTGCACAAGATCACGGTGTTTGATATTAGAATGGCAAATGCTGATAGACATGCTGGTAATATCTTGATTGGAAAAGGGGATGATGGCCGGACCGTGCTTATTCCCATTGATCACGGCTACTGCCTGCCCGAGAGT TTTGAGGATTGCATATTTGATTGGCTTTATTGGCCACAATCACGGAAGCCTTACACCCCAGACACCATTGCCTACATAAAATCACTTGATGCTGAGCAAGATATAGCACTTCTGAAATCATACGGCTTGGATGTTCCTCTCGAGTGTGCTCGAACACTCCGTATCTCAACCATGCTTTTGAAGAAAGGGGTGGAGCGAGGTCTCACTCCTTTCGCCATCGGAAGCATCATGTGTAGGGAAAACATAAACAAGGAATCTGCGATCGAGCAGATTGTTGAAGAAGCTCAGGATTCCTTACTTCCAGGCATGAGTGAAGCTGCGTTTATTCAGAGTATCTCGGAAGTCCTCGATCCTTGGCTTGACAAGCTCACAAATTGA
- the LOC107911253 gene encoding GDSL esterase/lipase At4g10955, with translation MASEREVFGLSGPLHLTNIDWNNAHHRRSVAASLVEGVYILERDRQEKREGSQALAPPWWEFFHFKLVRKLIDDVDFCIFGAIYEYKPPSSHCNDSIVSIDGNPRYVIAFRGTITKPDSFTRDFELDIHIMRNGLHQTSRFEIGMQAVRNMVATVGASNVWLAGHSLGAAMAMLAGKTMAKMGNFLEAFLFNPPYLSAPIERIKDKKVKHGIRIAGSVITAGLALAARGKNPRSRSEDPFSALSAWTPSLCVNPADHLCSEYIGYFEHRKKMEEIGAGAIERLATQHSLGGLFMSVVGKGVEAAEPLHLLPSANLTVNLSPSNDFKQAHGIHQWWRPDLSLKCSLYKFK, from the exons ATGGCCTCTGAGAGGGAAGTTTTTGGTCTTTCGGGCCCATTACACCTAACCAATATAGATTG GAATAATGCACATCATCGAAGGTCAGTAGCAGCCAGTTTGGTTGAGGGTGTGTATATCTTGGAGCGAGACCGTCAGGAAAAACGTGAAGGTTCTCAAGCATTGGCTCCTCCCTGGTGGGAGTTCTTTCATTTTAAGTTGGTTCGTAAGCTGATAGATGATGTTGATTTTTGCATCTTTGGTGCTATTTACGAGTATAAGCCTCCATCGTCTCATTGTAATGACTCAATAGTCTCAATTGATGGAAATCCCCGCTATGTGATTGCGTTCCGAGGTACCATAACTAAACCAGACTCCTTCACAAGAGACTTTGAGTTGGATATCCACATAATGCGAAATGGACTCCACCAGACATCTCGCTTTGAGATTGGCATGCAAGCTGTTCGAAACATGGTTGCTACTGTAGGTGCTTCGAATGTCTGGTTAGCTGGCCATTCCCTTGGGGCAGCTATGGCAATGCTGGCTGGAAAAACTATGGCTAAGATGGGAAACTTTTTGGAAGCTTTCCTCTTCAATCCCCCATACTTATCTGCCCCAATTGAGAGAATCAAAGATAAGAAAGTAAAACATGGAATTCGAATTGCTGGCAGTGTAATCACAGCAGGACTTGCTCTTGCTGCAAGGGGTAAGAATCCTAGGAGTCGATCTGAAGATCCATTCTCCGCTTTGTCTGCGTGGACACCATCTCTATGTGTAAATCCTGCAGACCACCTATGCTCCGAGTACATTGGTTATTTTGAGCACCGAAAAAAGATGGAAGAGATTGGAGCTGGGGCTATTGAGAGGTTAGCAACCCAGCATTCATTGGGAGGTCTATTTATGAGTGTCGTAGGAAAGGGTGTGGAAGCCGCGGAACCACTGCATCTGCTTCCTTCTGCAAATTTGACAGTGAATCTGAGTCCTTCCAATGATTTCAAGCAAGCCCATGGGATCCACCAATGGTGGAGACCTGACCTGAGCTTGAAGTGCAGTCTTTACAAGTTCAAATAG